From one Catellatospora sp. IY07-71 genomic stretch:
- the dnaJ gene encoding molecular chaperone DnaJ yields the protein MSSKDWLEKDFYAVLGVAKDATAAEIKRAYRRLARELHPDHNPGNAAAEERFKSVSEAYDVLSDENRRREYDEMRSLFESGAFRRGARGAGGQPFDMSDLFGHGGGRGGGDQRFGGAGFADLFGSIFSGGAGTGAPPRGPARGRDVEAEIFLDFADAVQGTTQPLTLRTLGVCDTCHGDGAKPGTRPRTCKFCHGAGVINRNQGAFGFAEACRDCQGVGTVVDHKCPECAGTGGVTKTRTLTVRIPAGVADGQRIRLAGRGEPGERGGPPGDLYIRAIVRPDAMFGRNGDDLTVTIPVTFAESVLGAEVRVPTLDGMMKVKVPPGTPSGRLLRVRGKGVPKRDGHSGDLLVTVEIVVPQQLSEEAREALVRFTELAPPVRRDHLERR from the coding sequence ATGAGCTCGAAAGACTGGCTGGAGAAGGACTTCTACGCGGTGCTCGGAGTGGCCAAGGACGCCACGGCCGCAGAGATCAAGAGGGCGTACCGCAGGCTCGCACGTGAGCTGCATCCGGACCACAACCCCGGCAACGCCGCCGCGGAGGAGCGCTTCAAGTCCGTGTCGGAGGCGTACGACGTGCTCTCCGACGAGAACCGGCGGCGCGAGTACGACGAGATGCGCTCGCTGTTCGAGTCGGGTGCGTTCCGGCGTGGTGCGCGCGGCGCGGGCGGCCAGCCCTTCGACATGTCCGACCTGTTCGGCCACGGCGGCGGTCGCGGGGGCGGTGACCAGCGCTTCGGCGGCGCCGGGTTCGCCGACCTGTTCGGCTCGATCTTCTCCGGCGGGGCCGGCACCGGCGCGCCGCCGCGCGGCCCGGCTCGCGGGCGCGACGTCGAGGCCGAGATCTTCCTGGACTTCGCGGACGCGGTGCAGGGCACGACCCAGCCGCTGACGCTGCGGACGCTCGGCGTCTGCGACACCTGCCACGGCGACGGCGCCAAGCCGGGCACCCGGCCGCGGACCTGCAAGTTCTGCCACGGCGCAGGTGTGATCAACCGCAACCAGGGCGCGTTCGGCTTCGCCGAGGCGTGCCGCGACTGCCAGGGCGTGGGCACGGTGGTCGACCACAAGTGCCCGGAGTGCGCCGGCACCGGCGGGGTGACCAAGACCCGCACGCTGACCGTACGGATCCCGGCGGGCGTCGCCGACGGCCAGCGCATCCGGCTGGCCGGGCGCGGTGAGCCCGGCGAGCGCGGCGGCCCGCCCGGTGACCTCTACATCCGGGCGATCGTGCGCCCGGACGCGATGTTCGGCCGCAACGGCGACGACCTGACCGTCACCATCCCGGTGACCTTCGCCGAGTCGGTGCTGGGCGCCGAGGTCCGGGTGCCCACTTTGGACGGCATGATGAAGGTCAAGGTGCCGCCGGGCACGCCGAGCGGGCGCCTGCTGCGGGTGCGCGGCAAGGGTGTGCCCAAACGTGATGGCCACAGCGGAGACCTGCTGGTTACCGTGGAGATAGTGGTGCCGCAGCAGCTGTCCGAGGAGGCTCGGGAGGCGCTGGTGCGCTTCACCGAGCTGGCCCCGCCCGTCCGGCGGGACCACCTGGAACGGAGGTGA
- the grpE gene encoding nucleotide exchange factor GrpE, with product MTGAKGASPAEPPAGERIVIKNKRKISPSGATMSEQPETPAVPAAGTEQAGGGGESSEARAATEAAQEATPAAENPPQEAPEQVVVETVTVEMQTVDLGAPEAAEAEAAPATESAETVEGEVVEAEPVVEPAAEPEAGAVPAALGAELAQLRTALEERTADLQRVTAEYANYRRRVERDRAVSAELATGSVLSALLPILDDLDRARDHGDLTGPFGAVAEQLGAVVAKFGLTAFGEKGDPFDPNRHEAVAHLPSAEVTEPTCIDVMRRGYLLGERLLRPAMVAVAAPE from the coding sequence GTGACCGGAGCAAAGGGTGCCTCGCCGGCGGAACCGCCCGCCGGCGAGCGCATCGTGATCAAGAACAAGCGCAAGATCAGCCCGAGCGGAGCGACCATGTCCGAGCAGCCGGAGACCCCGGCCGTCCCGGCGGCCGGCACCGAGCAGGCCGGCGGTGGTGGGGAGTCGTCGGAAGCCCGAGCCGCCACCGAAGCCGCGCAGGAGGCGACTCCGGCCGCGGAGAACCCCCCGCAGGAGGCGCCCGAGCAGGTCGTCGTCGAGACGGTCACCGTCGAGATGCAGACCGTCGACCTGGGCGCGCCGGAGGCCGCCGAGGCCGAGGCCGCGCCTGCCACCGAGTCCGCCGAGACCGTGGAGGGTGAGGTCGTCGAGGCCGAGCCCGTCGTGGAGCCGGCCGCCGAGCCCGAGGCCGGTGCGGTGCCCGCCGCGCTGGGCGCGGAGCTCGCGCAGCTGCGCACCGCGCTCGAGGAGCGCACGGCGGACCTGCAGCGGGTGACCGCCGAGTACGCCAATTACCGCAGGCGGGTGGAGCGCGACCGGGCGGTCTCCGCCGAGCTCGCCACCGGTTCGGTGCTGTCGGCGCTGCTCCCGATCCTGGACGACCTGGACCGGGCGCGCGACCACGGCGACCTGACTGGGCCGTTCGGCGCGGTCGCCGAGCAGCTCGGCGCGGTCGTGGCGAAGTTCGGCCTGACCGCGTTCGGCGAGAAGGGCGATCCTTTCGACCCGAACCGGCACGAGGCGGTGGCGCACCTGCCGTCCGCCGAGGTCACCGAGCCGACCTGCATCGACGTGATGCGCCGGGGCTACCTGCTGGGCGAGCGCCTGCTGCGCCCGGCCATGGTGGCCGTCGCGGCACCGGAATGA
- a CDS encoding heat shock protein transcriptional repressor HspR: protein MDEHAKVLLISVAAQLAGMHPQTLRQYDRMGLVEPGRSAGGGRRYSLRDVELLREIQRLSQEEGVNLAGVRRIIDQERLVLELRERLQHMQERLAYAEARLAQLEAISAFPRTELLPSTRTSTALVVWRPRSSEG, encoded by the coding sequence GTGGATGAACACGCCAAGGTGCTGCTCATCTCGGTGGCCGCGCAACTGGCCGGCATGCACCCGCAGACGCTGCGGCAGTACGACCGGATGGGTCTGGTCGAGCCGGGGCGCTCCGCGGGCGGCGGCCGGCGCTACAGCCTGCGCGACGTCGAGCTGCTGCGCGAGATCCAGCGGCTGAGCCAGGAGGAGGGCGTCAACCTCGCCGGGGTCAGGCGGATCATCGACCAGGAACGCCTGGTGCTGGAGTTGCGGGAGCGGCTGCAGCACATGCAGGAGCGCCTGGCGTACGCCGAGGCGCGGCTGGCGCAGCTGGAGGCGATCTCCGCGTTCCCGCGCACCGAGCTGCTGCCGAGCACGCGCACCTCGACGGCGCTGGTGGTCTGGCGTCCGCGTTCCAGCGAAGGCTGA